In Clostridium sp. DL-VIII, the following proteins share a genomic window:
- a CDS encoding sigma-70 family RNA polymerase sigma factor — MDYDYIESLVHKCKNGDMISKEKLASEFKPLVINISKRTFIDGYDRNDIKNECYQSLFKCVSLYNLEKHKFVAYATNAIKNNINDLIKHVRTRSSTNGNDALSLYADVEKNLPSQDMSLEDLFCDKCDSEDLKLAINNLTEEEKELIDFIFFKNNTIQDHAYYKNMCYSTACLKKKVTFNKIYEYISLNY, encoded by the coding sequence ATGGATTATGATTATATTGAAAGCTTAGTTCACAAATGTAAAAATGGAGATATGATATCAAAAGAAAAATTAGCTAGTGAATTTAAACCTTTAGTAATTAATATTTCAAAGAGAACTTTTATAGATGGATACGATAGAAATGATATAAAAAACGAGTGCTATCAGTCCCTTTTTAAGTGTGTTTCTTTATATAATCTGGAGAAGCATAAATTTGTTGCTTATGCTACTAATGCAATAAAGAATAATATAAATGACTTAATTAAGCATGTTAGAACTAGAAGCTCCACTAATGGTAATGATGCCTTAAGTCTTTATGCTGATGTTGAAAAAAACTTACCTTCTCAGGATATGAGCCTAGAAGATTTATTTTGTGATAAATGTGACTCTGAAGATCTAAAGCTGGCCATAAATAATTTGACTGAAGAGGAAAAAGAACTCATTGATTTTATATTCTTTAAAAATAATACTATCCAAGATCATGCGTACTATAAAAATATGTGTTACTCTACTGCCTGCCTAAAAAAGAAAGTTACTTTCAATAAAATTTATGAATATATTTCTTTAAATTATTAA
- a CDS encoding N-acetylmuramoyl-L-alanine amidase, with protein sequence MSNFIIAVGHTASGNVGCGVVDRLDESNCTRQIGALVAQYLQDKGQGVNLLRIDKSNSYNSEDCYERANEANEIAKTTNIELYVEIHINAGRGSGPEVLVTGKSEVANQYAEVVNALSSALNLLNRGIKTRNLIVLNETVMPAILIECLFADSDDAEVYDPEVIARAIVSGLVGADDSREKEWIFGWNSNNIGWWYCNNLENKSYYTSKDGWQKIDGDWYIFDENGYALHDSWYHDEKNNVWYYLDENCKMVSGSKDEVLWKWIDSACYAFDESGRMYCDCVTPDGWRVGENGIWIS encoded by the coding sequence ATGAGTAATTTTATAATAGCAGTAGGTCATACTGCAAGTGGAAATGTTGGATGTGGAGTAGTTGATAGATTAGATGAAAGCAACTGCACTAGACAGATAGGGGCTTTAGTAGCACAATATTTGCAAGATAAAGGTCAAGGAGTTAATTTACTTAGAATTGATAAGAGTAATAGTTATAACTCCGAAGATTGTTATGAAAGAGCAAATGAAGCTAATGAAATAGCTAAAACAACAAATATTGAGTTATATGTTGAAATTCATATTAACGCAGGGAGAGGTAGTGGTCCAGAAGTATTAGTTACTGGAAAATCAGAAGTTGCTAATCAATATGCAGAAGTAGTTAATGCATTATCAAGTGCTTTAAATTTGCTTAACAGAGGCATAAAAACAAGAAACCTAATTGTTCTTAATGAAACTGTAATGCCAGCAATATTAATTGAGTGTTTATTTGCGGATAGTGATGATGCAGAAGTATATGATCCAGAAGTAATTGCAAGAGCTATTGTTAGTGGATTGGTCGGAGCTGATGATTCTAGAGAAAAGGAATGGATATTTGGATGGAATAGTAATAATATCGGCTGGTGGTATTGCAACAATTTAGAAAATAAAAGCTATTACACTTCAAAAGATGGATGGCAGAAGATTGATGGGGATTGGTATATCTTTGATGAAAATGGATATGCATTACATGATTCCTGGTATCATGATGAAAAGAATAATGTCTGGTATTATCTAGATGAAAATTGCAAGATGGTTAGTGGTAGTAAGGATGAGGTTTTGTGGAAGTGGATTGATAGTGCTTGTTATGCCTTTGATGAAAGTGGGAGGATGTATTGTGATTGCGTTACTCCTGATGGTTGGAGAGTTGGTGAAAATGGCATTTGGATAAGTTAA
- a CDS encoding type II toxin-antitoxin system HicA family toxin, translated as MIELAEKHDYKQVRQSGDHIIMQHKKTNKIVPIPAHELKYGLMIQIQKQIQINKVN; from the coding sequence ATGATTGAATTAGCAGAAAAACATGACTACAAGCAAGTTAGACAAAGCGGAGATCATATTATTATGCAGCATAAAAAGACTAATAAAATAGTTCCAATTCCAGCTCATGAATTAAAATATGGATTAATGATTCAAATACAAAAACAAATTCAGATTAATAAAGTAAATTAG
- a CDS encoding DUF2922 domain-containing protein: protein MTFTKLPTHYWCKCFLTSAGEKTTLSISAVKPTITKDEVTALMETIIAKNIFKTNSGDLIKKSASQLTERQVTKFDVA from the coding sequence ATCACTTTTACTAAGCTTCCCACCCATTATTGGTGTAAATGTTTTTTAACTAGCGCCGGTGAAAAGACAACTTTAAGCATTTCTGCTGTTAAGCCTACTATTACTAAAGATGAAGTTACTGCTCTAATGGAAACTATAATCGCTAAAAACATCTTCAAAACTAATTCTGGAGATTTAATTAAAAAATCTGCCTCTCAATTAACTGAAAGACAAGTTACTAAGTTTGATGTGGCTTAG
- a CDS encoding YvrJ family protein produces the protein MDLNELVNSIVNNGFAVAVAAYLLIRLEKQIDNLSTSINKLNTIISAKLGVAIDTDSSDDDSHKVA, from the coding sequence ATGGATTTGAATGAATTAGTTAATTCAATAGTTAATAATGGTTTTGCAGTAGCTGTTGCGGCATATTTGTTAATCCGGTTAGAAAAACAAATTGACAACCTATCAACATCAATAAATAAATTAAATACCATAATATCTGCAAAACTTGGAGTAGCTATTGATACAGATAGTTCAGATGATGATTCTCATAAGGTTGCTTGA
- a CDS encoding MBL fold metallo-hydrolase, with amino-acid sequence MNRLNKPVITEETIKAMEDMSFFTHAKIFDDLLIVAQKQTNCFVLKTTEGLIVIDAIWPAKEAFEAIVDAIKDVGWNPDTIKKLVLTHGHVDHTGCGRWLVEKYHAYTYISKVDDIFWAEHPTKPSRPETWKDYKIDVYVQDGDTITLGDKKIYVYGTPGHTPGGLSYIFPVKEDGEIHMAALWGGTTPPWTKNEVKQYLKSLDYFISEAMDKKVDVALSNHTAVDNGLERIMYSKARMDYMPNIYIIGQEGFQKYCQVFRTLSYDILEKL; translated from the coding sequence ATGAATAGATTAAATAAACCAGTTATTACAGAAGAAACAATAAAAGCAATGGAGGATATGTCATTTTTTACTCATGCTAAGATTTTTGACGATTTGCTAATTGTTGCACAAAAGCAAACAAATTGTTTTGTATTAAAGACAACTGAGGGACTTATAGTGATAGATGCTATTTGGCCGGCAAAAGAAGCTTTTGAGGCAATAGTAGACGCCATTAAAGACGTGGGATGGAATCCAGATACAATAAAAAAACTGGTTTTAACTCATGGACATGTTGATCATACAGGATGTGGGAGATGGCTTGTTGAAAAATATCATGCTTACACATATATTTCTAAAGTAGATGATATTTTCTGGGCTGAGCATCCAACGAAGCCTAGTAGACCAGAAACGTGGAAAGATTATAAAATTGATGTTTATGTTCAAGATGGAGACACCATAACATTGGGAGATAAAAAAATATATGTTTACGGTACCCCTGGCCATACTCCGGGAGGATTAAGTTACATATTTCCTGTAAAAGAAGATGGAGAAATCCATATGGCAGCATTATGGGGAGGTACGACACCACCATGGACAAAAAATGAAGTGAAACAATATCTTAAGTCATTGGATTACTTTATCAGTGAAGCAATGGATAAAAAAGTAGATGTAGCTTTAAGTAATCATACAGCTGTAGATAACGGCTTGGAACGCATTATGTATTCAAAAGCCAGAATGGACTATATGCCTAATATTTATATTATTGGGCAGGAGGGATTTCAAAAGTATTGTCAAGTATTTCGTACATTGAGTTATGATATATTGGAAAAATTATGA